The following proteins are co-located in the Triticum aestivum cultivar Chinese Spring chromosome 1A, IWGSC CS RefSeq v2.1, whole genome shotgun sequence genome:
- the LOC123116339 gene encoding protein FAR1-RELATED SEQUENCE 5-like isoform X1, with product MIAMDDRFAFCAQVDDDNRLKSLMWTTGRSRSLYNHFGDAITFDTTYGTNIYKMPFGMFVGVSNHFESVIFAGVFLTNEKEENLCWAFKQFVAMMGGKHPVTILTDRARAIGNIVQKVFTHAEHRWCKWHVLKRAHELLGAVYSKHKTFVDDFHKLVNHMLTVEEFEYAWNFVTVKYCLQEHPFMTRAYECRHKWAKPYFSKVFCARMCSTQRSECANFMLKIHTVCNSSINAFITQYTKLIDDRESCDADAERKNKQKIIKVHFGYPMEKHASVIYTAKVYNLFKKELIKSTSYLVLPSMEEHTFIVKHVQAESRELWSKVIYKIKVDESIGYYTCECGLYEHFGVLCSHVLAIFVHRGVCKISDCHIMKRWTKQARSSSFNNKLEKYIGDTNEESRSFRHKLLYFAAIDIVNEAENDQDAFAIAKSNFTRCKKELHEHRLSKTTTCQVGYGSIPEDEVTTHSGVQQQVNEVADSGLQIVDTANNISIPVSSILAPVIMKKNGRPSNKRYMSSMEANIKKKKRGKTPDQKTKHPGGVLGVVQSRFCSKCRSPTHTIKNCPQLYLP from the exons ATGATAGCAATGGATGATAGATTTGCTTTCTGTGCACAGGTGGATGATGACAACAGGTTAAAGTCACTAATGTGGACTACTGGGAGGAGTAGATCATTATATAATCACTTTGGAGATGCAATAACTTTTGACACTACTTATGGAACAAACATCTATAAAATGCCATTTGGTATGTTTGTAGGAGTTAGTAACCACTTTGAGAGTGTAATATTCGCTGGAGTGTTCTTGACTAATGAGAAGGAAGAGAATTTATGTTGGGCTTTTAAGCAATTTGTTGCTATGATGGGTGGAAAACACCCTGTTACTATTCTTACAG ATCGGGCTAGAGCAATTGGAAATATAGTCCAGAAAGTTTTCACTCATGCAGAACATAGATGGTGCAAATGGCATGTTCTTAAGCGGGCTCATGAACTTCTTGGTGCTGTCTATAGCAAGCACAAAACATTTGTCGATGATTTCCATAAGCTAGTGAACCACATGCTAACTGTAGAAGAGTTTGAATATGCCTGGAATTTCGTTACGGTAAAATATTGTTTGCAGGAACATCCTTTTATGACTAGAGCCTACGAGTGTAGGCACAAATGggctaaaccatattttagcaaaGTTTTCTGTGCTAGAATGTGTAGCACTCAACGTAGTGAGTGTGCAAACTTTATGCTGAAGATACATAcagtatgcaattcttcaataaaTGCATTCATTACCCAGTACACTAAGCTTATAGACGATCGTGAGAGTTGTGACGCAGATGCCGAAAGGAAAAACAAACAG AAAATAATTAAGGTCCATTTTGGATATCCAATGGAGAAGCATGCTTCAGTTATCTATACTGCAAAGGTTTATAATCTATTCAAGAAGGAGCTCATTAAGTCAACATCATACCTTGTGCTTCCTAGCATGGAGGAACATACTTTTATTGTGAAGCACGTCCAGGCCGAGTCTAGGGAATTGTGGTCGAAAGTAATATACAAAATCAAAGTAGACGAGTCTATTGGATATTACACTTGTGAATGTGGACTTTACGAACATTTTGGTGTTCTTTGTAGCCACGTCCTAGCG ATTTTTGTGCACCGAGGTGTCTGCAAAATTTCAGATTGTCATATAATGAAGCGGTGGACAAAGCAAGCAAGGTCATCTAGTTTCAACAATAAGTTGGAGAAGTATATCGGCGACACGAACGAGGAATCGAGATCATTTAGGCACAAGCTATTATATTTTGCTGCAATAGATATAGTTAATGAAGCTGAAAATGATCAAGATGCTTTTGCAATTGCAAAGTCTAATTTTACTCGCTGCAAGAAGGAATTACATGAGCACAGACTTTCAAAGACAACTACATGCCAGGTTGGATATGGATCAATCCCTGAAGATGAAGTAACTACACATTCTGGTGTTCAACAGCAAGTCAATGAAGTTGCTGATTCAGGTCTTCAAATTGTTGATACCGCAAACAATATTTCAATTCCGGTTTCTTCAATTCTTGCGCCTGTTATAATGAAGAAGAACGGTAGACCTTCAAATAAGAGGTACATGTCTAGCATGGAAGCAAACATCAAGAAGAAGAAACGTGGGAAAACACCGGACCAGAAGACCAAACATCCGGGTGGTGTGTTGGGTGTTGTCCAGTCAAGGTTTTGCAGCAAATGTCGATCGCCAACACACACGATCAAAAATTGTCCTCAGTTATATTTACCTTAA
- the LOC123116339 gene encoding uncharacterized protein isoform X3: MDSERDSILGSFMALLNMVEQPMSNLNQRNNLKSLPEDSSCFSDRPYCSEDNDVLSRPNLRVDTYDYADDSNEVQSRLECIKDTVEITDMISGPENLDQDYLFSAYNVHTEESDSNERYLEGGQVGAVEHGIRSFCEDTSVQMLRPVVGNQQDY; encoded by the exons ATGGATAGTGAGAGGGATAGCATCCTGGGCAGTTTTATGGCACTACTAAACATGGTTGAGCAGCCAATGTCAAATTTGAATCAACG GAACAATCTGAAGTCATTACCCGAAGATAGTTCTTGCTTTTCTGATAGACCTTATTGCTCAGAAGACAACGATGTACTTTCGAGACCAAATTTAAG GGTGGACACTTACGATTATGCTGATGACTCGAATGAAGTTCAGTCCCGTCTTGAATGTATCAAAGACACCGTTGAAATTACAGATATGATATCTGGGCCTGAAAATCTAGATCAGGACTACTTATTTTCTGCATACAATGTTCACACTGAGGAGTCTGATTCTAATGAACGATACCTTGA AGGAGGACAAGTTGGAGCTGTTGAACACGGAATTAGAAGTTTTTGTGAAGACACTTCTGTTCAAATGTTAAGGCCGGTTGTTG GGAATCAACAAGACTACTAA
- the LOC123116339 gene encoding uncharacterized protein isoform X2, producing the protein MDSERDSILGSFMALLNMVEQPMSNLNQRNNLKSLPEDSSCFSDRPYCSEDNDVLSRPNLRVDTYDYADDSNEVQSRLECIKDTVEITDMISGPENLDQDYLFSAYNVHTEESDSNERYLEGGQVGAVEHGIRSFCEDTSVQMLRPVVGMKFSSKAEAYDFYNTYSWVLGFSIRYGDNFINSKGVQTMQELICQ; encoded by the exons ATGGATAGTGAGAGGGATAGCATCCTGGGCAGTTTTATGGCACTACTAAACATGGTTGAGCAGCCAATGTCAAATTTGAATCAACG GAACAATCTGAAGTCATTACCCGAAGATAGTTCTTGCTTTTCTGATAGACCTTATTGCTCAGAAGACAACGATGTACTTTCGAGACCAAATTTAAG GGTGGACACTTACGATTATGCTGATGACTCGAATGAAGTTCAGTCCCGTCTTGAATGTATCAAAGACACCGTTGAAATTACAGATATGATATCTGGGCCTGAAAATCTAGATCAGGACTACTTATTTTCTGCATACAATGTTCACACTGAGGAGTCTGATTCTAATGAACGATACCTTGA AGGAGGACAAGTTGGAGCTGTTGAACACGGAATTAGAAGTTTTTGTGAAGACACTTCTGTTCAAATGTTAAGGCCGGTTGTTGGTATGAAGTTTTCATCAAAGGCAGAAGCATATGACTTCTACAATACTTATTCTTGGGTGCTTGGTTTCAGTATTAGATATGGTGATAATTTTATTAATTCCAAAGGCGTACAAACTATGCAGGAATTAATTTGCCAATGA